AGCAGCAAAAAATGACAGACTCTATGAATAAGCGGGTTGAAAATATTAGCAAGCTTACTGAGGAAGTTTTAGGCAGTGCGCAAAGCACCTCAGAATCTAGTGATCGAGTTGCTGAAATCTCAACGAACCTAAAGCAGTTAACTGAACAGTTTAGAGTTTAACTCCTTAGCTTTACAGCGTACACTACACTGGTAGGAAATAAATTTTCTACCAGGAGGTAATCAATTTATGGCCAAGAAAGCTTATATTCTAGCATCATTAGAATTTTTTTCAGTGTTATTATGAATGTATGTGAAGCGATCTCTTGCATGAGATTACTCGAAATAATCTTACTATAGAGAATGCGCGGAGTTTTGGTGATGAATTTTCAAAAAAATTAATAATTTTCTTCTGCACCTAATAAATCTTAAAATCACTAATTTATGATGCTTGGTTAATTTGAGAAAAGCTACAACGTTTTTGATCAAATAGCGTAACAATTAATGGTCAAAATAGGGCTTCCTTGACAGTATAGACATAAATGATAATAATTCTTATTTTTATTTAAGGGTTGTGCCATGCCTTGGAGGCTGAATGTATTAAGAGGGCTGTTAACGATTGCTCAAGGAGCATCCCACGCAGCAAGTTGGGCGATGTTAGGTGAAAGCATTAATGATGACTTTGACTTTAATTATGACCGGACAACTGTAATGATTTCTTGTGCTGTTGTTGGAGGAACGCTTGAAGCTTTATCAACATGGTTTTTTGAAGGTGCTTTTATTGACGGCTCGGAAACACCTGAGCATGAAGAGCCTTTAATTTCCAGTTCTAGTGAAGCTGAAGCTCAAAACAAATCAAGGTGTGTCAAGTTAGGTATTGGTGTTTATACAGCGGTGCGTTTCACTGATATTTTAGTAAATTCAGTGGCAAGTTATGCTGCATGCAAAGGAGTTATGGTTGGAAGTCCGGAGGAAAGGCCACTTGCAGCTCTTTCATTAGAAGAGTATATAGGAGTCACAGCATATGCACTCGTTACTAACTGTTCATTTTCCTTTTTAACAGAAATCTCTGCACAGTTTGATTTAGAATTTAATAATAAGTTGTCACCACTTGCTGAAAAGTTGTTGCGCTTATTTTTTACAATGACTCATATTGCTGACCATGCAACGAATCAAATCCCATTAGCCGGCCAGGGTATCGCAAAACAAATGGGGCCGTTGTTGGGTGTTGTCGGTGGGGTTTTGGTTGCAAATATCCCTGTTGCAGGCACTACTTATTTATTTGAAACGAGGGAGATTGTTAAGCATTTAACAGGTAAAAACCATGAGATGCAACTGCCAATAAAAATAGCCCAAGCGCTTTACAGCATTGTACCAGGGCCTAGTGCAATACTTCACGGTGCGGAGTCAGCAATGCCTTTAGTGCTGCTCTCAAAAAATTTAAATATAAGTCAAGGTGTCGCAATCGCTCCTGAGCTTATAGTCGGTTTACTTGTTGCTGCAGGGAATTGGGCTTCTGAAGGTAAAGAAACAAAAAAGGAAATCGTTGAAAGCTTGCCAGACGACCTGGATTTTGATGAAACATGTTTGTTTTTAAAACTGAAGGGTGATCGAGATCAATCTCCAAGATTAAGCCAGGTTGTATGTCAGAGTGAACCTTGATTTTCTGGCATTTAATATGCACCATAAGCTTAGTGCAAATGGATATGTTTGATCTAATGAAGTTATTTGTTTTTATGGGGCTGTTATTGGGCCAGGTGAATATTTTCGCAGCTGACATGGCTGTGTATGTTTCAGTGATTTAGCATGCAGCTCCTCAAAAGACAGTAACAAGAATCGTAAGTGAGCAAGATCAAGAGTCTGGGAAGAAGTTTTATCGGCAATATCGGGTTTATTTATAAGCTTGTTAATGGCTTTGGAGTCGGGGAATTTGAGAGTGTAAATAATTTTGTGCAAACGACACGTTTAAATATACTCGGCTAAACGGCTTTCGAATTCAATCGTAAATTGATTCAAGGCTGTGACCTTCTCCCAAAAAACTAACCTATTAATTTTAAAAAAATGAGGGACAAAAACCATAGAAATTCCACTTTAGGCTTGGCATAAAAATGGGGGCTTTACACCACCACCTAACTATTGTGTGATTATGACACTAGTGGCATCGGCCGGCAAATTTCCCGCATATGCTAAATAAAGGACTTCGCTACAAAAAATGAACAGATGACCCTTTATGTTTATAGTGTTTGTTGAGTTGAGGTGAATTATATATCTTATACTCAGTTTAGTGATTGAAATTATCTATGATTAATAACTATGAGTTTAAACTCCCTTCTTAGTGATGCTGTTACATTTTATCAAATTAATGATTTTATTAATGCGAGGCAATGCTGCTTAAAAGCCCTAGAGCAAAATGAAGAAACGCCACAAATTCATTATGTTTTAGCAATAATTGCTGTGCAAGAACGTCAGCTTGATTTAGCGATTCAGTCTTTTAGAAAAGTATTAGAATTAAACCCTGAGCAGGTAGAGGCACATACGGGTTTAGGGCATGTCTATTGTTTACAAGAGTTGTATGAAAAAGCGATTGTTGAATTTAAAAAGGTGATCGAAGCTCATCCAGAAGATGTGGACAGTTATTTTAATTTAGCACATGCTTATGGGCAATTGGCGTCTTGGCAAAAAAGGCATAGTTTTTTATAAAAAAGTAATAGAACTTAACCCAGAGTGTGCGGAGGCTTATACTAATTTAGGCAATATTCTAGCTCAATTAGATAAGCTTTCTGAGGCAAAATACTATATTAATAAAGCAATAGAACTTGCTCCTCACTTGGATCATGCTCAGCATAATTTAGGGGTTTATCTTGGAAAATGCGGTGAGCGTGAAAAAGCGGTTAAAGTCTTTGAGAAGTTAATTGAATTAAAACCTAAGTTTGCACTTGCTTATAAAAATGCTGGAATTATTTATTATGAAATGGCAAGTTATAATAAAGCATTAGAAAAATTTAGAGCAATATTTAAATTTTACTCCTGATGATTTATTAATCTCTCATATGGTGAAAAGCATAAAAGGAGAGAAGGCCGATTTAGCTCCAAAAGAATATATAGAGAAGCTATTTGATGGTGAAGCAGAAAACTTTGAGCATCATTTAGTGGATCAATTGCATTATTGCCTCCCTAAAAAAATAGGTCTTTTGGCAGTAAATTTATTACAGCACTTGCCGGTGGCAGAAGGAAAAGTTGCGCTAGATTTGGGGTGTGGAACCGGTCTGATTGGTCAGGCGTTAAAGCCTTGGGTGGCCGAAATTCACGGGGTGGATTTGTCGAAGAAAATGCTAGATCAAGCCAAGAAAAAAGAGATTTATAGTCAATTAGTGCAAGGAGATATTCTAGAGTTTTTAGAAGAAAATCATTTAAACAAAAATTATCATTTGATTACAGCGGTTGATGTTTTTGTTTATTTAGGGGTGCTGGAAAAGCTATTTTCTGCGGTTGCTTGTCGACTAGCGCAGGCGATGAAGTCTGTTTTTTTGTTCAGTGTTGAGTTGCTTGAAGATGATCAGGTAGACTATCAATTATTGCCAACTGGGCGCTATGCGCATTCACTGGGCTATTTAAAAAAGCTGAGTGCTGAGCATGGATTTACAGTCAGTCATGTTGAACCGACTTCAATTCGTGAAGAGAGGGGGCAGCCTGTGCCGGGGGTGATCATGGTATTGAATTTATCTTGATTTGAGCGGGTGTTTTAGGTCGCTTGTCTGACAGTCTTGTCTGTTGTACTGTTATGCCGTTCCTAGTTTTTTATGAGGATAAAGTATAATGGAAAAGCAAGCTGTTTTTTTTACTCTGAAGGCAGTAAAATCGCTGCTGAGCTTTACTTGCCTGAACAGGGCATTCAGAATGCACCGACTATTTTACTCTGCCATGGTTTTGCGGGTGTAAAAGAACTGTTACTTCCCGCTTTTGCGGAATATTTTGCTAAGGCGGGTTTTGTTGCTATGACATTCGATTACCGTGGTTTTGGTGAGAGTGAAGGTGAAGCTGGGCGCTTGGTGCCAAGGTTACAGATTGAAGATATTAAAAATGCGATTAGTTTTCTGACTCAACGCTCTGAGGTTGATGCAGAGAAAATAGGATTGTGGGGAACGTCATTTGGTGGGGCGAATGTGATGGTAGCAGCCTCTGAGGACCCTCGAGTTAAAGCGCTGTCTGTGCAACTCACTTTTGCAGATGGTGAGCGTGTGGTCACAGAAGCGATGACTGCTGAGGAAAAAGCAAAGTTTCTGTCAACGCTTGAGCGCATGCAGCAGAAAAAAGAAAAAACAGGCAAGGAAATGATGGTACCGATTGCAAAAGTTTTAACCGATGAGCAATCTAAAGCGTTTTATCAAGAATATGCCAATAATTTTTCAGCGCTGAATATTAAAATCCCATTTTTAACTGTGGCCGAAACGATGAAGCATAAGCCGGTCGATGTGTTAGCTCGGGTTTCTTCACCGATATTAATTACTGGAGCGAGTGATGATGGCGTAAACCCTATTGCTGAGTCTCATGCGTTGTATGAGGTTGCTAACGAGCCTAAAGAGTTGTTGGTGATTGATGGCGCGACTCACTATGAAGTGTATCACGGGGAGTATTTTGATAAAGCTGTGGCGAAGCAGGTGGAGTGGTTTAAGCGGTATCTTTAAAGCTTTCTGGATGTTTCATTGAAGTTGTCATTGCGAGTTGCTTTGTATTTGCTTGCGATGACAGTTTACTTAGAATATTAACCTAAATTAATTTAAATATTTTTAATAACTCGTTAGGATGATGAATTAGGTAATCTGGCTGATACTGTTGCAAGAATTCAGGACATTGAAAGCCCCAGCTGACGGCAATATTGGTCATGCTTAGTTGTTTGGCTGCCTTGATATCACGGGCTTCATCGCCGATATAATAGGCTTGATTGGGATTGATATTATGTTCTGCACAGGTTTTTTTGATGAGTCGTGCTTTGCCGAACAGGCTGCTGCCGGCGATAATATGGCTAAAGTACTGACTCCACTGGTATTGATCTAAAAACTGTCGAATATTCTCTGGACTATTGGAACTTAAAATAATCAGCTGAATATTGTTCTGTTGGCTGAGCTTTTCGAGTGTGGGCTGCCAAAATTCAAAGATAGGGACTTGATGAAGTTTTTGGCTAAATAACTGCCTGGCTGAGATCATAATTTGCGGCAGTTTGTACCACTTTACACCCAATTTTTTAAAGGTTTTTCTGAGTGTTT
This genomic stretch from Piscirickettsia litoralis harbors:
- a CDS encoding tetratricopeptide repeat protein; this encodes MSLNSLLSDAVTFYQINDFINARQCCLKALEQNEETPQIHYVLAIIAVQERQLDLAIQSFRKVLELNPEQVEAHTGLGHVYCLQELYEKAIVEFKKVIEAHPEDVDSYFNLAHAYGQLASWQKRHSFL
- a CDS encoding tetratricopeptide repeat protein, whose protein sequence is MGNWRLGKKGIVFYKKVIELNPECAEAYTNLGNILAQLDKLSEAKYYINKAIELAPHLDHAQHNLGVYLGKCGEREKAVKVFEKLIELKPKFALAYKNAGIIYYEMASYNKALEKFRAIFKFYS
- a CDS encoding class I SAM-dependent DNA methyltransferase — protein: MVKSIKGEKADLAPKEYIEKLFDGEAENFEHHLVDQLHYCLPKKIGLLAVNLLQHLPVAEGKVALDLGCGTGLIGQALKPWVAEIHGVDLSKKMLDQAKKKEIYSQLVQGDILEFLEENHLNKNYHLITAVDVFVYLGVLEKLFSAVACRLAQAMKSVFLFSVELLEDDQVDYQLLPTGRYAHSLGYLKKLSAEHGFTVSHVEPTSIREERGQPVPGVIMVLNLS
- the uilS gene encoding UilS family quorum-quenching N-acyl-homoserine lactonase gives rise to the protein MRIKYNGKASCFFYSEGSKIAAELYLPEQGIQNAPTILLCHGFAGVKELLLPAFAEYFAKAGFVAMTFDYRGFGESEGEAGRLVPRLQIEDIKNAISFLTQRSEVDAEKIGLWGTSFGGANVMVAASEDPRVKALSVQLTFADGERVVTEAMTAEEKAKFLSTLERMQQKKEKTGKEMMVPIAKVLTDEQSKAFYQEYANNFSALNIKIPFLTVAETMKHKPVDVLARVSSPILITGASDDGVNPIAESHALYEVANEPKELLVIDGATHYEVYHGEYFDKAVAKQVEWFKRYL
- a CDS encoding HAD-IA family hydrolase, with translation MAQTLFFDFDGTVADSFATAIDIINTLAHQYHFQTVQKNDIAELRQQTLRKTFKKLGVKWYKLPQIMISARQLFSQKLHQVPIFEFWQPTLEKLSQQNNIQLIILSSNSPENIRQFLDQYQWSQYFSHIIAGSSLFGKARLIKKTCAEHNINPNQAYYIGDEARDIKAAKQLSMTNIAVSWGFQCPEFLQQYQPDYLIHHPNELLKIFKLI